One Hyphomicrobium sp. CS1GBMeth3 DNA window includes the following coding sequences:
- a CDS encoding phosphoribosylanthranilate isomerase, with the protein MSTRVKICGLRSETQLDAALDAGADLVGFVLYGKSPRNVSLDEAAALVHRARARAGVQAVVLTVDPDDTLVDRVVAEVKPDILQLHGHETPERTEAIRRRSGLIILKAVPVADAGDVADAFTYLEPEGGADILLFDAKPPADPAALPGGNGLTFDWHILEEAKAPFALAGGLTPDNVAAAIQLTGAAIVDVSSGVETSPGQKDPELIRRFLRAAKAAKQS; encoded by the coding sequence ATGTCCACACGCGTGAAAATCTGCGGATTGCGCAGCGAGACGCAGCTCGATGCGGCGCTCGACGCCGGGGCAGATCTCGTGGGCTTCGTGCTCTACGGCAAGAGCCCGCGGAACGTCAGCCTCGACGAGGCAGCAGCCCTCGTGCACCGCGCGCGAGCGCGCGCGGGCGTGCAAGCCGTGGTGCTGACCGTCGATCCCGACGACACGCTCGTCGACCGCGTGGTCGCCGAGGTGAAGCCCGATATCCTGCAGCTTCACGGGCACGAGACGCCGGAGCGGACGGAGGCCATCCGTCGGCGCAGCGGCCTCATCATCCTCAAGGCCGTGCCGGTGGCCGACGCAGGCGATGTCGCCGACGCCTTCACCTACCTCGAGCCCGAAGGCGGCGCGGACATTCTCCTGTTCGATGCCAAACCACCGGCTGATCCTGCAGCGCTGCCGGGCGGGAACGGGCTTACCTTCGACTGGCATATTCTCGAGGAGGCAAAAGCGCCGTTCGCGCTCGCGGGCGGGCTGACGCCGGACAACGTCGCGGCCGCGATCCAGCTCACGGGTGCGGCTATCGTCGATGTGTCGTCGGGTGTGGAAACGAGCCCGGGCCAAAAGGACCCGGAGTTGATCCGCCGCTTCCTTCGCGCCGCAAAGGCCGCTAAGCAGTCCTGA
- the accD gene encoding acetyl-CoA carboxylase, carboxyltransferase subunit beta, translated as MNWINNVVRPKIRSFLTTKREVPENLWVKCPETGQMVFYKDLEANQFVVPGSNFHMKMSSRARLASLFDGGTFEQVAVPGVAQDPLRFRDGRRYTDRLKDARAKTSLDDAVLVGEGTVDGRQVVAAAQDFEFMGGSLGMAAGEAVITGMLRAVHLKTPFILFAASGGARMQEGILSLMQMPRATIAVQRLREAKLPYIVVLTDPTTGGVTASYAMLGDVHIAEPGALICFAGPRVIQQTIREQLPDGFQRAEYLLAHGMIDMVVHRHKMRETLSRLCALLADGGTATVSKPARKGNGKAPTNGSVVDGRLIESTAIELEPVDDSQRFKAEAGGTRDDDTTGPVTTEPRDQPRS; from the coding sequence GTGAACTGGATCAACAACGTCGTCCGGCCCAAGATCCGCAGCTTCCTCACCACGAAGCGCGAAGTGCCGGAAAACCTTTGGGTCAAATGCCCGGAGACGGGCCAGATGGTCTTCTACAAGGACCTCGAGGCCAACCAGTTCGTTGTGCCCGGCTCGAACTTCCACATGAAGATGAGCTCGCGGGCGCGGCTCGCGAGCCTGTTCGACGGCGGGACCTTCGAGCAGGTGGCCGTGCCTGGCGTGGCGCAGGATCCGCTACGCTTCCGCGACGGGCGCCGCTATACCGACCGCCTCAAGGATGCGCGCGCCAAGACGTCGCTCGACGATGCGGTGCTGGTCGGCGAAGGCACGGTCGATGGTCGCCAAGTCGTGGCCGCGGCGCAAGACTTCGAATTCATGGGCGGCTCGCTCGGCATGGCGGCTGGTGAGGCCGTGATCACGGGTATGCTGCGCGCCGTGCATCTCAAGACGCCATTCATTCTGTTCGCGGCCTCGGGCGGCGCGCGCATGCAGGAGGGCATCCTGTCGCTGATGCAGATGCCGCGCGCGACAATCGCCGTCCAGCGCCTGCGCGAGGCCAAGCTGCCCTACATCGTCGTGCTGACTGATCCCACGACGGGCGGCGTCACGGCGTCCTACGCGATGCTGGGCGACGTGCACATCGCCGAGCCGGGCGCGCTCATCTGTTTCGCCGGCCCGCGCGTCATTCAGCAGACCATTCGCGAGCAGCTTCCGGACGGCTTCCAGCGCGCCGAGTATCTGCTTGCACACGGCATGATCGATATGGTCGTGCATCGCCACAAGATGCGCGAGACGCTGAGCCGGCTCTGCGCTTTGCTCGCAGACGGCGGCACGGCCACGGTCAGCAAGCCAGCACGGAAAGGCAACGGCAAGGCGCCGACCAACGGCTCCGTCGTGGACGGCCGGCTCATCGAGAGCACCGCCATCGAGCTTGAGCCCGTCGACGACAGCCAGCGCTTCAAGGCCGAGGCGGGGGGCACCCGGGACGACGACACGACCGGACCGGTTACCACCGAGCCGCGGGACCAGCCGCGAAGCTGA
- the addA gene encoding double-strand break repair helicase AddA has protein sequence MTAIVEFKSIEVELARTTGLQAEAADPAASVWVSANAGTGKTHVLTMRVLRLLLAGTPPERILCLTYTKAAAAEMSKRVFESLSKWVMLPEDELEAALLKFLGREPQSSEMALARTLFTRATETPGGLSVQTIHAFAERLLQRFPLEAGVTPGFAILDEETARKLMREATDQVIGTAARERTSPLGRALETAIAYAADDRFDEILADALGHRDWLDEAHRLAGGLDEAGVLYRRHFGVRKDVTRAAIEAEAATVLSAADVAHIRNVLIGGTKTDVDGANRAAAVLSATSDRARMDALCDLLLTKDKEPRKKLVTKALGEKNPEIEPMLSRAQSRLLSLHAEQQGAAVVEATMALLRLAGAVQQRYTDAKVRRAALDFEDLIARTKALLSEQSSAEWVLYKLDNGLDHILVDESQDTSPSQWRVVEALATEFFSGTGARDDIVRTLFAVGDEKQSIYSFQGAAPEMFSAMGGRFADLGRAAGVTWRTVPLTLSFRTVAPILAAVDRVFADRERTPGVTPAPHAAKRAGHGGVVEIWHTEAHEDVAPADAWSPLDEQSTEPPVVRIANRIADTIKGWLASGEVLASTGRPIAPGDILILVRKRAPFAAPMVQALKARNIPVAGADRMRLTEQIAVQDMLSLGDFLTLPEDDLALAEVLKSPIFGLDDADLTDLAFWNREEAGQERKGTFWKALLERSKENARFVEAAETLKRWRKAADFRPPFEFFADILDRDGVRKKLIARLGLDAADPLDEFLNLALTYDDGAPPSLAGFLAFMREGTRDIKRDMEHGRDEVRVMTVHGAKGLEAPIVFLPDTCSAGSAAGQAGRPIKLQTMQRAPGSPTPFVWPIKDTGSLEQMRDARDELRRREREELNRLLYVALTRARDRLYVAGFEGRKGLEAGCWYELIRERLDGLLERVQQPDGREVLRLVTLQTAPTEAPKATRAAVKADAPLPPWAMTSVPKEPQLTIPLAPSRLAPYDTDDEGEPLPAPPPRAREAEPAVLSPAALSDESRFLRGTLTHALLQHLPSVERKAWGKVAKAFLAERGRGLPRTTLASIEAETLAILSDPAFAPVFGPDSQAEVPIVAVIPRPEGAGPPLRITGQIDRLALSGDEVLIVDYKTNRGAPRSPEAVAPAYLFQLAAYALAVREIAPGKRVRAALLWTQGPHLMEIQEDTLAVYADELWRLDTLRLDA, from the coding sequence ATGACAGCGATCGTCGAGTTCAAATCGATCGAGGTCGAGCTTGCGCGCACGACCGGCCTGCAGGCCGAGGCGGCGGATCCTGCCGCGTCCGTTTGGGTCAGCGCCAACGCCGGCACCGGCAAGACGCACGTGCTCACCATGCGAGTCTTGCGCCTGCTGCTGGCCGGAACGCCGCCCGAGCGCATCCTGTGCCTCACGTATACGAAGGCCGCGGCAGCGGAGATGTCGAAGCGCGTCTTCGAAAGCCTGTCGAAGTGGGTGATGCTGCCCGAGGATGAGCTTGAAGCCGCACTGCTCAAATTTCTCGGGCGAGAACCTCAATCGTCCGAGATGGCGCTCGCACGCACGCTGTTCACGCGGGCAACCGAAACGCCGGGCGGTCTCTCGGTGCAGACCATCCACGCCTTCGCCGAGCGGCTGTTGCAACGCTTCCCGCTGGAGGCGGGCGTCACGCCGGGCTTCGCAATCCTGGATGAGGAGACAGCGCGCAAGCTGATGCGCGAAGCCACCGACCAGGTGATCGGCACAGCGGCACGCGAGCGGACGAGCCCGCTCGGCCGCGCGCTCGAAACGGCCATCGCCTACGCCGCCGATGACCGTTTCGACGAGATTCTGGCCGATGCGCTCGGCCACCGCGATTGGCTCGATGAAGCGCATCGCTTAGCCGGTGGCCTCGATGAAGCCGGCGTTCTCTACCGCCGTCACTTCGGCGTGCGCAAGGACGTCACGCGCGCGGCGATCGAAGCCGAGGCGGCAACCGTCCTTTCGGCAGCGGACGTCGCCCACATTCGCAATGTGCTCATCGGCGGAACCAAGACGGACGTCGACGGCGCCAATAGAGCAGCCGCTGTGCTGTCCGCCACTTCCGACCGCGCGCGCATGGACGCTCTCTGTGATCTCTTGCTGACCAAGGACAAGGAACCGCGCAAGAAGCTCGTCACGAAGGCGCTCGGGGAAAAGAACCCCGAGATCGAGCCGATGCTATCTCGCGCTCAATCGCGCCTTCTCTCACTCCACGCCGAGCAACAGGGTGCCGCCGTCGTCGAAGCCACAATGGCCTTGCTGCGTCTCGCGGGCGCCGTGCAGCAACGCTATACGGACGCGAAAGTCCGCCGCGCCGCGCTCGACTTCGAGGACCTGATCGCGCGCACCAAAGCGCTGCTCTCCGAGCAAAGCTCCGCCGAATGGGTGCTCTACAAGCTCGACAACGGCCTCGACCACATCCTCGTCGACGAGAGCCAGGACACGAGCCCGTCGCAGTGGCGCGTCGTGGAAGCGCTCGCCACCGAGTTCTTCTCCGGCACCGGCGCGCGCGATGACATCGTGCGCACGCTCTTTGCCGTGGGCGACGAGAAGCAATCGATCTATTCGTTCCAGGGCGCGGCACCTGAGATGTTCTCGGCCATGGGCGGGCGCTTCGCGGACCTCGGCCGCGCCGCGGGCGTCACATGGCGCACCGTGCCGCTGACGCTGTCGTTCCGCACCGTTGCGCCGATCCTTGCAGCCGTCGATCGCGTGTTCGCAGACCGCGAGCGCACGCCCGGCGTCACGCCCGCGCCACACGCCGCAAAACGCGCCGGCCATGGCGGTGTGGTCGAGATCTGGCACACAGAAGCGCACGAGGACGTCGCGCCCGCAGATGCCTGGTCGCCGCTCGACGAGCAGTCGACCGAGCCGCCCGTTGTGCGAATCGCCAATCGCATCGCCGACACCATCAAAGGCTGGCTCGCGTCCGGCGAGGTGCTGGCGTCCACCGGTCGCCCCATCGCGCCGGGCGACATTCTGATCCTCGTGCGCAAGCGCGCGCCGTTTGCCGCGCCGATGGTGCAGGCGCTCAAAGCTCGCAACATTCCCGTGGCCGGTGCCGACCGTATGCGCCTCACCGAGCAGATCGCGGTGCAGGACATGCTCTCGCTCGGCGATTTCCTGACGCTTCCCGAGGACGATCTCGCGCTGGCCGAAGTCTTGAAAAGCCCGATCTTCGGGTTGGACGATGCCGATCTCACGGACCTGGCATTCTGGAACCGCGAGGAAGCAGGCCAGGAGCGCAAAGGCACCTTCTGGAAGGCTCTACTCGAAAGAAGCAAGGAGAACGCGCGGTTCGTCGAAGCGGCCGAAACCTTGAAGCGCTGGCGCAAGGCGGCCGACTTCCGCCCGCCGTTCGAGTTCTTCGCCGACATCCTTGACCGCGATGGCGTGCGCAAGAAGCTGATCGCCCGCCTCGGCCTCGACGCGGCCGATCCGCTCGACGAGTTCCTGAACCTCGCGCTGACCTACGACGATGGCGCGCCGCCGTCGCTCGCCGGCTTCCTCGCCTTCATGCGCGAAGGCACCCGCGACATCAAACGCGACATGGAGCACGGCCGCGATGAAGTGCGCGTCATGACCGTGCACGGCGCCAAGGGACTAGAGGCGCCGATCGTGTTCCTGCCCGATACGTGCAGCGCCGGCTCCGCTGCAGGTCAGGCTGGCCGGCCGATCAAGCTCCAGACGATGCAACGCGCGCCGGGATCGCCGACGCCGTTCGTCTGGCCGATCAAAGACACGGGCAGTCTCGAGCAGATGCGCGACGCGCGCGACGAACTGCGCCGGCGCGAGCGCGAGGAGCTCAACCGCCTGCTTTATGTGGCGCTGACGCGTGCGCGCGATCGCCTCTACGTGGCGGGCTTCGAGGGCCGAAAGGGGCTGGAAGCAGGCTGCTGGTACGAGCTGATCAGAGAGCGCCTGGATGGTTTGCTCGAGCGGGTGCAGCAGCCGGACGGCCGCGAGGTGCTGCGCCTCGTAACCCTACAGACCGCGCCGACAGAGGCGCCGAAGGCAACGCGCGCCGCCGTCAAGGCGGATGCCCCGCTGCCACCCTGGGCGATGACCTCCGTCCCGAAGGAGCCGCAACTCACCATCCCCCTCGCGCCGTCGCGACTGGCGCCCTACGACACCGATGACGAGGGCGAGCCGCTGCCTGCGCCGCCGCCCCGCGCGCGTGAAGCCGAGCCAGCCGTGCTCAGCCCCGCCGCGCTCTCCGACGAGAGCCGCTTCCTGCGCGGTACGCTGACCCATGCGCTTCTCCAGCATCTACCCTCCGTTGAGCGCAAGGCATGGGGCAAGGTGGCGAAGGCATTTCTCGCGGAACGCGGGAGAGGCCTGCCGCGCACTACGCTGGCGAGCATAGAGGCCGAGACGCTGGCTATTCTTTCCGACCCGGCGTTCGCCCCGGTCTTCGGGCCGGATAGCCAGGCCGAGGTGCCGATCGTGGCCGTCATCCCCCGCCCCGAGGGCGCCGGGCCGCCGCTGCGCATAACGGGGCAGATCGACCGGCTGGCGCTGTCCGGGGACGAGGTTCTGATCGTCGATTACAAGACCAACCGCGGCGCGCCCCGGAGCCCCGAGGCGGTAGCGCCCGCCTATCTTTTCCAGCTTGCGGCCTATGCCCTGGCGGTGCGTGAAATCGCCCCCGGAAAGCGGGTCCGGGCGGCCCTGCTGTGGACACAAGGGCCGCATCTCATGGAGATCCAAGAGGATACCCTGGCCGTATATGCGGATGAACTCTGGCGCCTGGATACCCTGCGACTTGACGCCTGA
- the trpA gene encoding tryptophan synthase subunit alpha codes for MSKTQSRIDRRFAALAADGRAALVTFITAGDPDLETSRAILTGLPKAGADIIELGMPFSDPMADGPAIQASSLRALKGGQTMRKTLDLVRDFRKTDADTPIVLMGYYNPIYVYPNEAFLDEAAAAGVDGLIVVDIPPEADDELCLPAVERGLNFIRLATPTTDDKRLPAVLKNTSGFLYYVSITGITGAASANPDDVQLQVARLKSATTLPVAVGFGVKTPEQARALAKGADGVVVGSALVRAIEASLTEDGRATGETAGAVLSLVESLSAALKTS; via the coding sequence TTGAGCAAGACACAATCGCGGATCGATCGGCGCTTCGCGGCGCTCGCGGCGGACGGGCGCGCGGCCCTCGTCACCTTCATCACAGCCGGCGATCCGGACCTCGAAACCTCGAGGGCCATCCTCACCGGGCTGCCGAAAGCGGGCGCCGACATCATCGAACTCGGTATGCCGTTCTCGGACCCCATGGCCGACGGGCCGGCGATCCAGGCTTCGTCGCTGCGCGCCCTCAAGGGTGGGCAGACGATGCGCAAGACGCTCGATCTCGTGCGCGATTTCCGCAAAACCGACGCCGATACGCCGATCGTGCTGATGGGCTATTACAATCCCATCTACGTCTATCCGAACGAGGCCTTCCTTGACGAAGCCGCCGCGGCGGGCGTCGACGGGCTGATTGTGGTGGATATCCCGCCCGAGGCGGACGACGAGCTTTGTCTGCCGGCGGTCGAACGGGGGCTCAACTTCATCCGCCTCGCAACGCCCACGACCGACGATAAGCGCCTGCCGGCCGTACTTAAAAATACCTCGGGATTCCTCTATTACGTCTCGATCACGGGCATCACGGGCGCCGCATCGGCCAATCCGGACGACGTTCAACTTCAGGTGGCGCGCCTTAAAAGCGCGACAACTCTTCCCGTGGCGGTTGGATTTGGCGTAAAAACACCTGAGCAGGCGCGCGCCCTGGCCAAGGGCGCCGACGGCGTGGTCGTCGGATCGGCGCTCGTGCGCGCCATAGAAGCAAGCTTAACCGAGGACGGCCGTGCGACTGGCGAGACGGCCGGCGCTGTCCTAAGTTTGGTTGAAAGCCTCAGCGCAGCCCTCAAGACGTCGTGA
- the ihfB gene encoding integration host factor subunit beta, which translates to MIKSELIQKIAASNPHLYHRDVERIVNVVFDEIVDALAQGDRVELRGFGAFTVKHRAARQGRNPRTGTPVPVAEKYVPFFKTGKELRDRLNTDT; encoded by the coding sequence TTGATCAAATCGGAACTCATTCAAAAAATTGCAGCCTCGAACCCGCACCTTTATCATCGGGATGTCGAGCGTATCGTCAATGTTGTGTTCGACGAGATCGTTGATGCGCTGGCGCAAGGCGATCGTGTAGAGCTGCGTGGCTTCGGCGCATTCACCGTCAAGCATCGCGCAGCACGCCAGGGCCGCAACCCCAGGACCGGAACGCCGGTGCCGGTTGCTGAAAAGTATGTGCCGTTCTTCAAGACCGGCAAGGAGCTTCGGGACCGGCTCAACACGGATACCTGA
- the trpB gene encoding tryptophan synthase subunit beta, translating to MASNEQKTGEGRLNTLAGGPDPRGHFGLYGGRFVAETLMPLILDLEKAYDAAKADPAFQAELTDLMLHYGGRPSPLYYAERLTQHFREIAKAQGGTGGAKIYFKRDELNHTGSHKINNCLGQIQLARRMGKTRIIAETGAGQHGVAVATVCARFGLPCEVYMGATDVARQSPNVARMHMLGAKVNPVTAGAGTLKDAMNEALRDWVTNVHDTYYLIGTAAGPHPYPAMVRDFQSIIGKEVREQMVEREGRLPDTLVACIGGGSNAIGLFHPFLDDEGVAIYGVEAGGHGLEVENGHAASMSGGRPGVLHGNRTYLLQDGDGQILEGHSISAGLDYPGVGPEHAWLKDTGRVSYVPITDTEALEAFQLSAKLEGIIPALEPSHALGWVTKLAPTLPQDNLLVMNMCGRGDKDVFAVAGYLGIKL from the coding sequence ATGGCCTCCAATGAGCAGAAGACGGGCGAAGGGCGGCTCAACACGCTCGCCGGCGGGCCCGATCCGCGCGGCCATTTCGGCCTCTACGGCGGACGGTTCGTCGCCGAAACGCTGATGCCGCTGATCCTCGATCTCGAGAAGGCTTACGACGCGGCCAAGGCGGACCCCGCATTCCAGGCTGAGCTGACGGATCTCATGCTGCATTACGGCGGCCGGCCGAGCCCGCTCTATTACGCCGAGCGGCTGACGCAGCATTTCCGCGAGATCGCAAAAGCGCAGGGCGGCACGGGCGGCGCCAAGATCTACTTCAAGCGCGACGAGCTCAACCACACGGGCAGCCACAAGATCAACAACTGCCTCGGCCAGATCCAGCTCGCCCGGCGCATGGGCAAGACGCGCATCATCGCCGAAACCGGCGCGGGCCAGCACGGCGTTGCTGTCGCGACCGTCTGCGCGCGGTTCGGGCTTCCGTGCGAGGTCTACATGGGTGCGACGGACGTGGCGCGGCAATCGCCGAACGTTGCGCGCATGCACATGCTCGGCGCCAAGGTGAATCCCGTCACGGCGGGCGCCGGCACGCTCAAGGACGCCATGAACGAGGCGCTGCGCGACTGGGTCACCAACGTGCACGACACCTACTACCTGATCGGTACGGCGGCCGGCCCGCACCCCTATCCCGCCATGGTGCGCGACTTCCAGTCGATCATCGGCAAGGAAGTGCGCGAGCAGATGGTCGAGCGCGAGGGGCGGCTGCCGGATACGCTGGTCGCTTGTATCGGCGGCGGCTCGAACGCGATCGGCCTGTTCCACCCGTTCCTCGACGACGAGGGCGTCGCGATCTACGGCGTCGAAGCCGGTGGCCACGGGCTCGAGGTCGAGAACGGGCACGCGGCCTCGATGAGCGGCGGGCGTCCCGGCGTGCTGCACGGCAATCGTACATACCTCTTGCAGGACGGAGACGGGCAGATCCTGGAAGGGCATTCGATCTCGGCCGGTCTCGATTATCCGGGCGTGGGACCCGAGCACGCGTGGCTCAAGGATACGGGCCGCGTCAGCTACGTGCCGATCACCGACACGGAAGCGCTCGAGGCGTTCCAGCTCTCGGCGAAGCTCGAAGGCATCATTCCGGCGCTCGAGCCCTCGCACGCGCTCGGCTGGGTGACGAAGCTCGCGCCGACGCTGCCCCAGGACAACCTGCTCGTCATGAACATGTGCGGACGCGGCGACAAGGACGTGTTCGCGGTTGCCGGCTATCTGGGGATCAAGCTTTGA
- a CDS encoding folylpolyglutamate synthase/dihydrofolate synthase family protein has product MKLLHPKLIDLSLGRVERLLAKLGNPHKALPPVVHIAGTNGKGSVTAYLKAMLTAAGRRVHVYTSPHLVRFHERIALAGPDGLTRPISEEDLVDVLSRTQTVNDGDDITQFEITTAAAFLAFAEHPADIVLLEVGLGGRLDATNVIETPALTVLTPISLDHAEKLGSTIEAIAGEKAGILKRGVPCIVSQQEDAVLDVIAHQAARTGARLVVWGQDYDAYEQRGRLVVQQADRLLDLPLPALVGRHQLINAGTAVAAALELRAFNIDEHAIERGLTTAQWPARMQRIDSGPLPSLLRPGSELWLDGGHNPAAGLALAQSVADLEERAPKPLYLIVGMLGLKDAAGFIGSFRGLARHVIGVPIPGSHEAPFTPDALADAARSVSLSAEAAPSVEAALKRIDAIELGAKRILITGSLYLAGHVLALQEGVEPQAN; this is encoded by the coding sequence ATGAAGCTCTTGCACCCGAAGCTCATCGACCTGTCGCTGGGTCGCGTGGAGCGACTTCTCGCAAAGCTCGGCAACCCACATAAAGCGCTGCCTCCCGTCGTTCACATCGCGGGCACGAACGGCAAGGGATCCGTCACGGCCTATCTCAAGGCGATGCTGACGGCCGCCGGGCGGCGCGTGCATGTCTACACCTCGCCGCACCTTGTACGCTTTCACGAGCGCATCGCGCTCGCCGGGCCCGATGGCCTGACGCGGCCGATCTCGGAAGAGGATCTGGTCGACGTTCTGTCGCGGACGCAGACGGTCAACGACGGCGACGACATCACGCAGTTCGAGATCACGACGGCGGCCGCGTTCCTCGCCTTCGCTGAGCACCCAGCCGACATCGTGCTGCTGGAGGTCGGTCTCGGCGGACGGCTCGATGCGACCAACGTCATCGAGACGCCGGCGCTGACCGTGCTGACGCCGATCTCGCTCGACCATGCAGAAAAACTCGGCAGCACGATCGAAGCCATCGCCGGCGAAAAGGCCGGCATTTTGAAGCGTGGCGTTCCCTGCATCGTCTCGCAGCAGGAAGACGCCGTGCTCGACGTTATTGCGCATCAGGCCGCGCGGACAGGCGCGCGCCTCGTTGTCTGGGGCCAGGATTACGATGCCTACGAGCAGCGCGGGCGCCTCGTCGTGCAGCAGGCCGACAGGCTTCTGGATCTGCCGCTGCCGGCGCTCGTCGGGCGGCACCAGCTCATCAACGCAGGAACGGCGGTCGCAGCGGCGCTCGAGCTCAGGGCGTTCAACATCGATGAGCACGCCATCGAGCGAGGGCTGACAACGGCGCAGTGGCCGGCCCGCATGCAGCGTATCGACAGCGGACCGCTGCCGTCTCTCCTGCGTCCCGGCTCCGAGCTTTGGCTCGACGGCGGGCATAATCCCGCGGCGGGGCTCGCGCTTGCGCAATCGGTCGCCGATCTTGAGGAGCGTGCGCCCAAGCCGCTCTATCTCATTGTCGGCATGCTCGGGCTCAAGGATGCGGCCGGCTTTATCGGCTCGTTTCGCGGGCTCGCACGGCATGTGATCGGCGTGCCGATCCCGGGCTCGCACGAGGCGCCGTTTACGCCGGACGCGCTTGCGGACGCCGCGCGGTCGGTGTCGCTCAGCGCTGAGGCGGCGCCATCGGTGGAAGCGGCCTTGAAGCGCATCGATGCAATCGAGCTAGGTGCGAAACGCATCCTGATCACGGGGTCGCTCTACCTCGCAGGACACGTGCTGGCACTGCAGGAAGGCGTCGAGCCGCAGGCGAACTGA
- the sppA gene encoding signal peptide peptidase SppA, whose product MSLETEAVLDRRRMRRRLTFWRSAAVLFVGLLLGALMFGNGSLSTLPGTKQIARVAIEGTITDDREQIELLKKIRNANNVEALLVFVNSPGGTTTGGESLYTALRNVAEKKPVVAQFGTVAASAGYIVGLGTDHIVARGNTITGSVGVLAQWPEVSEMLGKLGVKFNEVKSGALKATPNPFEPASEDARRVMQETIDDGFQWFLSLVETRRGVAARDIAGLAEGRIYSGRQAVALKLVDEIGGEAEAVRWLETNRNVAKNLNVVDWKPASQTTWGSVTGQATQAAGAVLAAALGNLLTVATATPNLGGLGLDGLVSVWQPSEN is encoded by the coding sequence ATGTCGCTTGAAACCGAAGCCGTTCTCGATCGGCGTCGCATGCGCCGGCGTCTCACCTTCTGGCGGAGTGCGGCGGTTCTCTTCGTCGGCCTCCTTCTCGGAGCGCTGATGTTCGGCAACGGCAGCCTCTCCACACTGCCGGGAACCAAACAGATCGCGCGCGTCGCCATAGAGGGGACCATTACCGACGATCGCGAGCAGATCGAGCTTCTGAAGAAAATTCGCAACGCCAACAACGTCGAGGCGCTGCTCGTGTTCGTCAACAGCCCCGGCGGCACGACGACCGGCGGCGAAAGCCTCTACACAGCGCTGCGCAACGTGGCGGAGAAGAAGCCGGTGGTGGCGCAGTTCGGCACGGTAGCGGCGTCGGCCGGCTATATCGTCGGACTCGGCACGGACCATATCGTGGCACGCGGCAACACCATCACGGGCTCGGTCGGCGTGCTGGCGCAATGGCCCGAGGTCAGCGAGATGCTCGGCAAGCTCGGCGTCAAGTTCAACGAGGTAAAGAGCGGCGCGCTCAAGGCCACTCCGAACCCCTTCGAGCCGGCGAGCGAAGATGCCCGCCGCGTCATGCAGGAGACGATCGACGACGGGTTCCAGTGGTTCCTATCGCTTGTCGAGACGCGCCGTGGGGTTGCCGCGCGGGACATCGCGGGGCTTGCCGAGGGGCGGATCTACTCGGGGCGGCAGGCGGTCGCGCTCAAGCTTGTCGACGAGATCGGCGGCGAGGCGGAGGCTGTCCGCTGGCTCGAGACGAACCGGAATGTCGCCAAAAACCTTAACGTCGTCGATTGGAAGCCCGCCTCTCAGACGACCTGGGGCTCGGTGACGGGACAGGCCACCCAAGCGGCGGGGGCTGTGCTGGCTGCCGCGCTCGGTAACCTTTTGACGGTAGCCACAGCTACCCCAAATCTGGGTGGTCTCGGCCTTGACGGCCTCGTTTCAGTTTGGCAACCTTCGGAAAACTAA
- the trxA gene encoding thioredoxin — protein sequence MTTLVSDKTFDEEVLKSSEPVLVDFFAEWCGPCKAMAPALEQVAAEQKGKVKIVKIDVDQSPAITTKYGIRAMPTLIVFKNGQVAGQHVGALVQKRKLEEWLGSQIGESLVAKA from the coding sequence ATGACCACACTCGTTTCCGACAAGACTTTCGACGAAGAGGTGCTGAAGTCGAGCGAGCCGGTGCTCGTCGATTTCTTCGCCGAGTGGTGTGGTCCGTGTAAGGCCATGGCTCCCGCGCTCGAGCAGGTTGCCGCCGAGCAGAAGGGCAAGGTCAAGATCGTGAAGATCGACGTCGACCAGAGTCCGGCCATCACTACCAAGTATGGCATCCGTGCCATGCCGACTCTGATCGTGTTCAAGAACGGTCAGGTCGCGGGCCAGCATGTCGGCGCGCTCGTGCAGAAGCGCAAGCTCGAGGAGTGGCTCGGCTCGCAGATCGGCGAGAGCCTCGTCGCCAAGGCATAA